A stretch of the Lolium perenne isolate Kyuss_39 chromosome 3, Kyuss_2.0, whole genome shotgun sequence genome encodes the following:
- the LOC127339011 gene encoding uncharacterized protein, producing the protein MNGGGGGKKFGGGRVPTGTPSLAWSSVVVVVSLLAGASIVHNIYKPDMTLPPVEAATGVVSGNQKEK; encoded by the exons atgaacggcggcggcggcggcaagaaGTTCGGCGGCGGGCGGGTGCCGACGGGGACCCCGTCGCTGGCGTGGTCCTCGGTGGTGGTGGTCGTATCGCTCCTCGCCGGGGCCTCCATCGTCCACAACATCTACAAGCCGGACATG ACGCTTCCACCGGTGGAGGCTGCCACTGGAGTAGTCAGTGGCAACCAAAAGGAGAAATGA